Part of the Deltaproteobacteria bacterium genome is shown below.
GACGGACGCGATGATCTTCAGGTTCTTCTTGTCGAGCTCGGTGACCTTGTCGTTCCACGTGGGATCCGCGTGGTACCAGCGCTTGGTGGCGAAGTAGTCGTGCAGCAGCGGCACCGTGAACGCCTTCCCGCGCCGCGCCGACACCGTGTGCCGCAAGAGCTTCAGGTCGCGCCGCGAGAGATCGTGCAGCTGGTTCACGGTGAGGAGCTGATCCAGCAGCTCCACGTCGTCGAGCGGGTTGCGGTCGGCCTGCACGTTGGGCACGAACGAGGGAACCTTCTCGCCCAGCGCGCGGGAGAGCAGCACCAGCTCCACCACCTCGTCATCGGCGAGCGGCGTGGGCCCGTGGAAGGCCGCGTTCTCCTTGCCGTCGGCGATGTCGAGGAACCGCAGCGTGTGATCCGCGCCGGCGACGGCCATCCAATTGCCGCTGATGGCCGTCTTCACGACCGTGGCGTCGAGCGGGGTGCGCCACCTCGCGCCCTTGTCGCCGTAGCGCGCGATGGCCTGGGTGGTGGCCTCGACGGCGTCGCCGTCGTCGGTGGCGAAGAGCGCGAGCACCTCGCCCTCCTCGCCGGAGAAGCTCGTGAGCTTGGCATCGGCGGTCGGCGCGCCGCGCTGGATCATGTGGCGGGGACGGGTGTTGAGCAGCGTCTTGCCATCGGACGAGATGGCCAGGAAGTCGTCGAGGCCCGCGCGGCCCTCGAAGGATTTCCGCTTGCCTTCGAGGGGGACCGACACCGCGCCGTAGGCATCGGGCGTGACCAACCCCGTTCCGTCCGCGAAGAGCGCCTCCGCCTGCGGCGCCGAGGGCGACGTGACCGACAGCTCCACGCTCGAGCGCTTCTTGAAGTCCACCCGCCGCAGCTCGCCGTCGGCGTAGACCAGGGCCCGGTCGCCGGTTGCGGGCATCACCGCGCGAAAGACCACGCTGTTGCGAAGGAACGGCTTCTCCACGGTCGCCGCGCTCCCAGGCTTCCAGGTGCCTCGCGCCACGCCCGAGTTGGCGCCGGTGGTCACCAGGCGGATGGTCCCGTCTGGCGCGTCGATGGCCCAGAGCACGCCGTAGCGCGCGGGGAGCCTGGTGGTGGCCAGGACCTTGCCGTCCGGCACGGACCAGAGCGTGAGCACGTCACCGGCCTGCGAGAGCAAACCCTGCTCGGTGAACTGCAGGAAGCTGAAGTCCGCGGCCGAGAGCCGGTGCGCGGAAAGGAGCGCCGCCTTCCGGGCCAGGAGCTGCTCGCGCGGCGTGGACTGCTCGGCCTTCTCGAGGAGCAGGCCGTTCGCCTTGTCGACCTCGGAGAGCTTCTGTAGCTCGGGCGCGGCGAGCTCGTGGTACCAGGGCTGGGCCGCGAAGTAGGTGTGCAGCCAGCGCTTGCGAAATGGATTCCCCACGCGCGCGTAGATGGTGTTCCGCATCAGGGCCAGCTCGCGCAGCGAGCGGCCTTCGAGGTCCTGGGCGGTGAGGGGGCGGTCGAAATAGAGCGGTCGCTCGGGAGGGGCCGCGCCCATCAGCGCGACGGCCAGCACGCACCAGGAAAGCCGCATGACCCCTCCGTGCAGCGGAACCTTCAATAGAACGCACGGCCGGCCCGGGAGTTCCCTGATCCAGATTGTCGAAAAATCCATGGGCGTGGCGGCGAGCGGCGCACGGTTTCCAACGTTGCGTCGGGGCTGACTTTTCGCGCGAGATTCGCCTTGTTTGCCCCACCCCCATCACCTAGTGTGCGCCGCCCTGCGGCACGACCCTCGCCCTCGCTGATGCGCCTGCCCGCCCTTGCCTTTGCTGTCGCCGTGGCGCTCGCCGCCACCGGCGTGGCGCGCGCGCAGACGCCCCCGGGCGGGGGCGCGCTGTCACCTGGAAACCTGAGCGCGCCCGGCCTGCCCGGCCAGCAGCCGCCGGCGGCGCCGAGCGAGCCGTCTGCGCCGCCGCCTCCCGCAGAGCAGGTGCCCACCGCCAGCGAGCCCGCCGCGCCCACCGGCCCGGTGATCTCGGCCATCGACATCGAGGGCAACCGGCGCGTCGAGCCAGATGCCATCCGCAACGCGCTGGCCAGCAAGGTCGGCTCGACGATGGAGCGCTCGAAGATCACCGCCGACGTGCACGCGCTCTTCGCGCTGGGCTACTTCGAGGACATCTCCGTCGACGCGCAGCCGGCGGGGCCCAACCAGATCAAGCTGGTGGTGAAGGTGGCGGAGAAGCCCGCCATTCGCGATGTGCGCATCACCGGCAACGACGAGCTCTCCACCGACGACATCCGCGATCTCGTCGACATCCGCACCGCGCAGATCCTCGACCTGGACGCGGTCCACCGGAACGCGAAGAAGATCCAGGACAAGTACGTGGAGAAGGGCTTCTACCTGGCGGAGATCACGCCCAAGGTGGTGCCCCAGCCCGACAACACCGTCTCGGTGGTCTTCGCCATCAACGAGCACGCCAAGGTGCAGGTGAAGAGCATCACCTTCGTGGGCAACGAGAAGGTGCCCAGCGCCGACCTGCGCTCGGTGATGGAGACGCAGGAAGGCAACATCCTCAGCTTCCTCACCAGCGCCGGCACCTACCGCGAAGAGGTCTTCCAGCGCGACCTCTCGCTCATCCAGTTCGCCTACTACGACCGCGGCTTCATCAACGTGCGCGTGGGCAAGCCGCAGGTGGAGATCACCCCGGACAAGAAGTACCTGTTCCTCACCGTGCCCATCACCGAGGGCGAGCAGTTCAACGTCGGCAAGATCGACTACTCCGGCGACATCCTCGGCACCAAGGAGACGCTGGGCACGCGCGTGCACACCGAGTCGGGCGCGCTCTTCAACCGCAGCCAGCTCCAGGCCGACATCAGCGGGCTCAACGACCTCTACCTCGACCAGGGCTACTGCTACGTCAACATCAGCCCGCTCACCAACGTCAACAACGACACCCGCATCGTGGACCTCACCTTCGACGTGCAGAAGGGGCCCAAGTGCTACGTCGAGCGCATCGACATCGTGGGCAACCACAAGACCCGCGACCGCGTGATCCGCCGCGAGCTGCGCATCTATGAAGGCGAGCTCTTCACCGGCACGGGCATGAAGCAGTCGAAGGGCCGCGTGAACGCGCTGGGCTTCTTCGAGACGGTCGAAGTGACGCAGAAGAAGGGCAGCCGCGACGACAGCGTGATCGTCGAGGTCAGCGTGAAGGAGAAGCCGACCGGCACGTTCCAGGTGGGCTTCGGCTTCTCGAGCGTGGAGTCGTTCATCTTCACGGCCACGCTGCAGCAGAACAACCTGCTCGGCTGGGGCCAGACGGCGTCGCTCTCGGCGCAGATCTCCAGCCTGCGAAGCCTGGTCCAGCTCTCGTATCTGGATCCGTACTTCCTGGATACGAACTGGATCTTCTCGTTCGACTACTTCCGCATCGACGCCGACTACTACGGCTTCTTGCGCAGCTCGAACGGCGGCGACGTCAACTTCGGGTACCACCTCACGCCGGATCTGCTCTTGTTCCTGGCCTACGGCCTGGAGCACGTGGACGTTGAGCCGAGCTCGCTCTCGGCGGCGCCGGGGAGCGTGGGCTCGGTGTACAGCGCGTTCTCGAGCACGCCGCCCATCGCCAACCAGTTCCAGTCGGGGCTCAACTCGACGGTCACCCTCACGCTCACCTACGACAAGCGCGACAACCGGCTCTTCCCGAGCAACGGCTACTACGGCTCGGGCTCGGTGCAGTACGGCCCCAAGCAGCTCGGCGGCACCTTCAACTTCATCCGCTACTCGGCGAACGGCCGCTACTACCGGCCGCTCTTCCTGGGCATCGTGTTCAAGACCAACGCCACGTTGGGCTACGTCGAGGGCATCCAGGGCAGCACGGTGCCCATCTCCGAGCTGTACTACGTGGGCGGCATCAACTCGGTCCGCGGCTACTACCTGCGCACCATCACGCCCACCAAGGCCGTGGGCGCCACCGCCAACCCGGATACCTCGCTCACCCACTACCCGGAGTTCCCGGTGGGCGGCGACAAGCAGCTCGTCTTCAACTTCGAGCTCGAGTTCCCCATCATCGAAAAGATCGGCATCCGCGGCGTGGTCTTCGCCGACGCGGGCAACGCCTACGCGCCCAACGAGAACTTCTTCCAGGACAAGCACAGCCTGGTGTCCACGCCGGCGGGGCTCTTGTACTCGGTGGGCGTGGGCGTGCGCTGGTTCTCGCCCATCGGCCCCCTGCGCTTCGAGTGGGGCTTCCCGCTCACCCCGCGCCCGGGCATCGACCAGCCGGTGGACTTCGAGTTCACCATCGGCAACTTCTTCTGAGCGAGCTTCGAAACCCCACCGGTGACCCAGCCGGCGGAGCCGGCGAGCTTGAAGGCAGGGTTTCGAAGCGGGGTTCCATCGCCTGGCTGGCCGGCTGCTCCTTCAGCGCTCGGAATGCATACGTTTTCCATCGGTTGATCTCAGCCCCACGCGCGGCTAAGTTGCGCGCCCTTTCAGGAGCCCCTGACGCATGCGCCTCTCGTCGATCGCCCTCGTGACCGTGGCCGTCTGCGCCCTCTCCGGCGTGGCCCGCGCTGACCAGAAGATGGCCTACGTGGACTTGCAGCGCGCGCTCCTCGAGGTCGAGGAAGGCAAGGCCGCCAAGGCCACCCTCAAGGCCGAGTTCGACAAGAAGCAGAAGACCCTCGACGCCGAGCAGGAGGCCCTGAAGAAGGACAAGGACACTCTCGACAAGCAGTCGATGGCCATGACCGAGGACGCCCGTCGCATGAAGGAGCAGGAGCTGATGGGCAAGCTGCAGGAGGTGCAGAAGCACTACATGGGCATGCAGCAGGAGCTCTCCGAGAAGGAGCGCACGCTCACCCAGGGCATCTTCCAGAAGATGGAGGGCATCATCGGCGAGATCGCCCAGGCCGAGGGCCTGACCTTCGTCTTCGACAAGAGCGCGGGCCTGGTCTACGCGCCGCCTTCGCTGGACCTCACCAACGAGCTCATCCGCCGGTACAACGACAAGTACTCGCCGGGTAAGGCCGCGGGCAAGGCCAAGTCGGGCGCGGCCAAGGGCAGCAACTAGCTTCGGCCGCTTGAGGTCATGAGCGAGCGCGCGTTCACGCTTGGCGAGCTCGCCGATCTGGTCGGCGGCGAGGTGCAGGGCGACGCCGCCATGCGCCTGCGCGGCGTGGCCACGCTCGACGGCGCCGGCCCCGAGCACATCGCCTTCTTCAATCACGCCTGGTACGCCGACGACTTCGCGCGCACGCGCGCAGGCGCGGTGATCGTCGAGCCGCGCGCCGCCAAGAAGCACCCTGGCCGCGCGTACCTGGTGGCGCCGAATGCGAGCCTCGCGTTCGCGCGGGTGTCGCGGGCGTTTCATCCGCCGGAGCGCCCCCAGCCGTCGCGCGCGGGGGAGGCGTTCGTGCATCCCTCTGCGCAGGTGGATCCGACGGCGCGCATCGAGGCGTTCGCGTACGTCGGCGCCGGCGCGAAGATCGGCGCGCGCACGGTGCTCGCGCCGCAGTCGTTCGTGGGCGAGGGCGCGCAGGTGGGCGCCGACTCCCGCGTCGGCGTGGGCGTGAAGATCCTGCACGGCTGCGTGGTGGGGAATCGGGTGATCTTGCAGCCCGGCGTGGTGCTCGGCGGCGACGGCTTCGGCTTCGCGCTCGATCTCGAGGAAGGCCAGCTCCTCAAGGTGCCGCAGGTGGGCATCGTGTTGGTCGAGGACGACGTGGAGATCGGCGCGAACAGCTGCGTCGACCGGGCCACCATGGGCCAGACGCGCATCGGCCGCGGGACGAAGATCGATAACCTGGTTCAGGTCGGCCACAACGTGACCGTGGGCGCGATGAGCATCCTCTGCGGCCAGGTCGGCCTCGCGGGCAGCTGCAAGATCGGCGATGGCGCGGTGCTCGGCGGTCAGGCCGGCGTGGCCAACCACCTGCGCGTCGGCGACGGCGCCAAGATCGCGGGCCAGTCCGGCGTCGGCAGCGACATCCCCGACGGCGAGATCTGGTCGGGCTCGCCTGCGCAGCCGCACCGCAAGTGGCTGCGCAACCAGCAGGTCGCGAGCGAGCTGGCGGATCTGCACGCCGAGGTGCGCAAGCTGCGCGCCGAGATGGACGCGCTCAAGAAGTAGGCGGGCGTCTTGTCGACTGAGCGTCGATCTCCTAAGGTGCGCGGCCTCCGGCCGGAGTACCCGAGGAAGCCATGTCGGCCCCGATGGACCTGCTCGCCATCCAGCGCATCCTGCCGCACCGCTACCCGTTCCTGCTGGTGGATCGCGTGGTGGAGTGGACCGCGAACCAGAAGCTGAAGGCGTACAAGAACGTCACCGCGAACGAGGAGTTCTTCCTGGGGCACTTCCCCGGGCACCCGGTGATGCCGGGCGTGCTCATCGTGGAGGCGCTGGCGCAGGCCTCGGGGCTGCTGGCGTACAACTCCAATCCCTGGAAGGCCAACGAGAAGGTCATGTACCTCATGGGCCTCGACGGCGTGCGCTTCCGCCGCCCCGTGGTCCCCGGCGACCGGCTCGATCTCGAAGTGACGCTCACCAAGCAGAAGAGCACCATCTGGAAGCTCGCGTGCGTGGCGTCGGTGGACGGCAAGCCCGTCGCAGAGGCCGAGATCATGGCCACCATCGCCGACAAGGCCGTCGACCCCGCTGCGCCGACGGCGCCCTAGCTCCACGGATCTCCCCATGGCCATCCATCCCACGGCGATCGTTGCGCAGGGCGCGGAGATCGATCCTTCGGCCGAGATCGGGCCGTACGCGGTGATCGGGCCGCAGGTGAAGCTCGGGCCGTCGGTGTGGGTCGGGCCGCACGCGGTCGTCGAGGGGCGCACCACGGTCGGCGCGCACACCAAGATCTTCCAGTTCGCGAGCGTCGGCGCGCAGCCGCAAGATCTGAAGTACGCGGGCGAGCCCACGCGCCTGGAGATCGGGCAGCACAACCTGATCCGCGAGTTCACCACGTTCCACATCGGCACCACGGGCGGCGGCGGGCTGACCAAGGTCGGCGACAAGAACCTGTTCATGGCCTACAGCCACGTGGCGCACGACGTCCGCGTGGGCAACGGCTGCGTGCTCGCCAACTGCGCCACGCTCGCGGGTCACGTGACCCTCGAGGATCACGTGACCATGGGTGGCCTGTCCGCGGCGCACCAGTTCACGCGCATCGGCAAGCACGCCTTCATCGGCGGCGGCTCCATGGTGACGATGGACATCCCGCCGTTCTGCACCGCCCAGGGCGATCGCGCGGAGCTCACCGGCCTGAACACCGTGGGCCTCACCCGGCACGGCTTCACGGACGAGCAGGTGAAGCACGTGAAGAGCGCGTACCGCACGGTCTTCCGCAGCAAGCTGGGACTCCGCGAGGCGCTGGCCAAGGTGCGCGCCCAGCACCCGAACGCGCCCGAGGTGGAGCACTTCGTGCGCTTCATCGAAGGCTCCGAGCGCGGCGTCGCGCGGTAAGGTTGGCCCTCGATGGCCGACCAACAGCCAGCACCGAGCGCGGAACCGATCGGCCTCATCGCGGGCTCAGGTCGATTTCCAGTGCTGTTTGCGGAAGCTGCTCGCGCCCGTGGATTGCGGGTGATCGCGATCGGGCACCGCGGCGACACGGATCCGGCGCTCGCGAGCTCGGTCGATCGCTTTCACTGGGTGCACCTCGGGCAGCTCGGCAAGATGGCGAAGCTGTTCCGCGCCGAAGCCGTGACGCGCGCGGTGATGGCCGGCGGCATCGGCAAGCTCTCGGCGCTGGTGCGCGCGCGGCCGGATTGGCGCGGGCTGGCGTTCGCGGCGAAGTTGCGCAACCTGAACGACGACCACGTGCTGCGCACGCTGGCCGAGGAGCTCGAGCGTGCGGGCGTGCGCATCGAGCCGTCGACGGTGTTCACGCCGGAGCTGCTCGCGCCCGCGGGGGTGCTCACCCAGCGCGAGCCCACGTCGAGCGAGCAGCAGGACATCGCGTTTGGCCTCGAGGTGGCGCGCGCGGTGGGCCGCGCCGACGTGGGCCAGACGGTGGTCGTCGAGGCGCGCCAGGTGCTCGCGGTGGAGGCGAGCGAAGGCACGGATCCGACCATCACCCGCGGCGGCGACTACGGTCAGGGCAAGGCGGTGGTGGTGAAGATCTCCAAGCCCGGACAGGACCTGCGCTTCGATCTCCCCGCGATCGGCGAGCGCACCATCGCGGTGATGGCGGCGCACGGCTGCAAGGCGCTCGCGGTCGAAGCGGGCCGCACGCTGCTCCTCGACGGCGATGCGGTGCTGCGCGCGGCCGACGCCGCCGGAATCGCCATCGTGGGGGTGGCGCCATGAGGCGCATGGGACGCATCGAGGCCACCTGGCGGCACCCGGTGAAGAGCATGCGCGGCGAGCGCGTGGCGGAGGCCGAGCTGCGTTGGTCCGGGTTGGCGGGCGATCGGCGGTATGCGTTCGTGCGCGGCGATGACGCCTCGCGCTTTCCCTGGCTCACCGGCCGCCAGGTGCCCGGTCTGCTGCGCTACCGGCCGTTCTTCGTGGATCCGGCGAACGCCAATGGATCCGCCGTGAAGGTGGCCACGCCAGGTGGGCGCGAGCTCGCGGTGGAGGATCCGGCGCTGCTCGCGGAGCTGGCCGAGGCGTACGGCGCGCCCGTGCAGTTCCTGCACTCGGGGCGCGGGCTGCACGATGCATCGCCTCTGTCGCTGATTGGCCGCGCGACCGTGGAGGCGCTCTGCCGCGCGCAGGGCGTGCCGCCCGACGAGCGGCGCTTCAGGAGCAACCTGGTGGTCTCGGTGGAGTCGGGTGCGGCGTTCGAAGAGGACGGCTGGCTCGGGCTGGAGCTGCAGCTCGGCGCGGCCGACGACGCCCCGCGGCTCCGTGTGGATCGCAAGAACGAGCGCTGCACGATGATCACCCTGGAGCCGGACACGCTCGAGCGCACGTCGTCGCTGCTCTCCGCGCTGGCCAAGGATCGCGCGAACTGCGCCGGCGTGTACGCGAGCGTGGTGCGGCCCGGCTTGATCCGAGAGGGCGCAGAGATTTTCGCCATCGATTGAGCCCAATCGTGGGCCGTGGGTCGCGGGTCGTGGGTCGTTCGGGGATGCCCGCGGTTGTTCCACGCGAGTGCCCACTCGTCGTCACTCCGAACGGTCCACGACCCACGTCCCGCGATCGGGTGTCCGGTCGTCCGACGAATGTGGAGTACAGTCCGCACGTTGTGAGGGCTCCACCCAACATCCTGATCGTGGCTGGCGAGGCCTCGGGCGACCTGCACGCGTCGGCGCTGCTGCGGGAGCTGAAGGCGCGCGCGCCCGGACTGCGCGCGTTCGGCATGGGCGGCTCGCTCACCCAAGCCGAGGGCCTCGAGGCGCTCGCCGACGCGCGCGACATCTCGGTGATGGGCCTGGTCGAAGTGCTGCCGGCGATCCCCCGCATCCTGGGCGTGATGAACAAGCTGGCCGCGGCTGCGCGCGAGCGAAAGCCCGACGTGGCCATCCTGGTGGACCTGCCGGACTTCAATCTGCGCCTGGCGAAGAAGCTCCACGCGCTGGGCATCCCGGTGGCGTACTACGTGAGCCCGACCGTGTGGGCCTGGCGCAAGGGCCGGCTCAAGACCATCCAGCGCTACGTGGCGCGGATGATGTGCATCTTTCCCTTCGAGGAGCGCTTCTACGCGGAGAACGGCGTGCAGGCGCGCTACGTGGGCAACCCCACGCTCGACGAGCTCGGTCCGCCGCTCGCGCCCGAGGCCGCACGCAAATCGCTCGGTTTGGATCCAGATCCGACGAAGCCCGTGCTCGCGCTGCTCCCAGGATCGCGCCGCGGCGAGGTGACGCGCATCTTCCCCGCCATGCTCCAGGCCGCGCGGCTGCTGCTGAGGGAGCGTCCGGGGCTGCGGATCGTGGTGCCCGTGGCGCCGACGTTGGATCGCGAGCTGCTCACGAGCACCGCGGCGGCCTATTCGCTTCCCCTCACGCTCGTCGATGGACGCGCGCCTGACGTCGTCGCTGCGAGCGACGCCGCGGTGGTCGCTTCGGGGACCGCCGTCCTCGAGGCGGGGCTGATGCAGCGGCCGATGGTCGTCGTCTATCGCGTGTCGCAGATCAGCTTCTGGATCGCGAAGCTGCTGGTGAAGGTGGCCCACGTGGCCATCGTGAACCTGCTCGCGGGCAAGGAGATCGTCCCCGAGCTGCTTCAGGCCGACATGCAGCCCGAGCGCATCGCCGGCGAGCTCCGCCGCTTGCTCGACGACCCAGTGGCCCGCAGCAAGCAGCTCCAGGGCCTGGCCGAGGTCCGCACGTCGCTCGGGCAGCCAGGCGCCAGCGCCCGCGCCGCCGACGAGGTGTTGGGCCTGCTCACTCCAACCGGTGTCGAGGCGCCGACGAATCGCGCGGCGCGTTGAACGAGACGTCGACGTGACGCGGGCGAAAAAAAAAGCGGCCGAGTCCGATATGGACCCGGCCGCGGGAGTCGGAGCACGCTGAGAGGGCGGGGGGGTACCTCTCAGAGAAACTCACAACCGCCGCGCGTAACAAGAGCAACGCGCGTGCCACGCCCGGAAACGCTCCAAAACGGCTCTGGCGGGCCTTTCGGACTGAACGAATCGTGAAAGCGTGCAACGTTGCATTGCAACGGTGCATCGACCGCGCCGAGATGAACGGTTCGAAGGCCAACGCTTCCATGGCCGGATTCCGGTCAAGCGCCCCCAGGCGGGAGACGGTTGACCACGTGCTCGTTCGGACCCAAGATGCGCCGCCCCGCGAGCCGGCGGGGCTGCGAGCGAAGCGTCCCATGAATCCAGCACTGGTCATCGTCCCGACCTACAACGAGCGCGACAACCTCGAGCCCATCACCACCGCCATCCTGGCCGCCGACCCCCGCCTGGATGTGCTGGTGGTCGACGACAACTCGCCCGACGGCACCGGCCAGCTGGCCGACGAACTTGCCGCCAAGCAGCCGCGCATCAAGGTGCTGCACCGCGAGAAGAAGGAAGGCCTGGGCCGCGCCTATCTGGCCGCGTTCAAGCACGCGCTCACCATGCCGTACCAGTTCATCTTCGAGATGGACGCCGACTTCTCCCACGACCCCAAGTACCTGCCCAAGTTCCTGGAGGCGATGGAGCAGGGCGCGGATCTGGTGCTCGGCTCGCGGCGCGTGACCGGCGGGGGCACGGTGAACTGGGGCGTGGGCCGGCAGGTGATCAGCGCGGGCGGCAGCTTCTACGCGCGGACCATCCTGGGCATCCCCATTCGCGACGTCACCGGCGGCTTCAAGTGCTTCCGCCGCAAGGTGCTCGAGGGCATCGACCTCGATGAGGTCCAGAGCTCGGGCTACGGCTTCCAGATCGAGTTGACGTATCGGGCCATCCGCAAGGGCTACGCGGTGCGCGAGATCCCCATCATCTTCGAGGACCGCCGCGTCGGCCAGAGCAAGATGAGCCGCAAGATCTTCCTCGAGGCGCTGGGCATGGTGTGGAAGCTCCGCCTCGACGCGATCCAGGGCAAGCTCTAGGCGCACGTCGTGCAGGGTTACCTCAGCTACAGCCTGGTGGCGCTCTCGGCCATCTTCGTGGTGGTGGATCCGCTCTCGGCGGTGCCGCTCTTCATCGCCATGACCACCGGCGACGCCGCCGAGAAGCGCAACGCCATGGCCCGGCGCGCGTGCATCGCCGGCGCGGCGCTGCTCTCGGTGTTCGCGCTCTTCGGCGCGCTGATCTTCAGGTTCATGGGCATCACCCTGGGCGCGTTCAAGTTCGCGGGCGGCATCCTCCTGCTGCTGACGGCCCTGGACATGCTCAAGGCCCAGAACTCGCGCACCCGAACCAGCGCCGAGGAGCAACGCGAGGGCGCCGAGAAGGAGGACGTGGCCATCGTCCCCCTGGCGGTGCCGCTCCTGGCCGGCCCGGGCAGCGTGGCCACGGTGATGGTGTTGATGTCGAAGGGCCCGGGCTTCTGGGTGGGCATCCCGGTGCTCGGCGCCATCGCGGTGACGTTCATCGTGAGCTACTTCATGCTCCGCGCCGCCGGCCTGGTGGACAAGTACCTGGGCAAGAGCGGCAACGCGATCCTCCAGCGCGTGATGGGCCTGATGCTCGCGGCCATCGCCATCCAGTTCATGGTCGATGGGCTCGGGGATCTCTTGCCGGAGATCACGGCGCACCGCGCTTGAGACTAGGATTTGCGCGGATGAGCAGCCGTGACCAGCTCGCGCGCATCCTCGCGCTCTTGCGACCGCTGCGCGGACAGCTCGCGCTCGCGTTCCTGTGCATGCTCGCGCTCGCCGCGACCACCGGCGCGTATGGCTACCTCACCGGCCCGCTGCTGACGTTCCTGCTCTCGGGAGGGCGCGAAGGCCTGGGGATGCTCGAGCGCGTGGCGCCGGGCTTCTTCGCGAACCTGGATCGGGAGCGCGCGCTGCTGATCTTTCCCGTGCTGCTCGTGGCGGTGGCGCTGGTGAAGGGCGCGGCCTACCTCGGCCAGTTCTACGCCATGGGCATGATTGGCCAGCGCGTGGTGGCCAACCTGCGGCGGCAGGTGTTCGAGCGCCTGGTCGGGCTCTCGCCGTCGTTCTTCGAGAAGCACCACTCGGGCGATCTGCTCGCGCGCTTCACCGCCGACGTGGCCGCGGTGGAGCTCTTCGCGACCTACGGCGTGGCCTCGGTTCTTCGCGATGGCGCGCAGGTGCTGGTGCTGCTCGCGCTGGCGGTGGCGCTGGACTGGAAGCTGGCCGTGGTCTCGCTGGGCGTGGTGCCGCTCGCGGCGCTGCCCGTGGCGCGGCTGGCGAAGACCCTCCGCCAGCGCATGCGCAAGGGCCAGGCCGCGCTCGGACGGCTCGCGGTGCGGGTGCAGGAGGGCCTCTGGGGCGTGCGCGTGATCCAGGCGTACGCGCTGCAGCCCGCG
Proteins encoded:
- a CDS encoding polyprenol monophosphomannose synthase, with product MNPALVIVPTYNERDNLEPITTAILAADPRLDVLVVDDNSPDGTGQLADELAAKQPRIKVLHREKKEGLGRAYLAAFKHALTMPYQFIFEMDADFSHDPKYLPKFLEAMEQGADLVLGSRRVTGGGTVNWGVGRQVISAGGSFYARTILGIPIRDVTGGFKCFRRKVLEGIDLDEVQSSGYGFQIELTYRAIRKGYAVREIPIIFEDRRVGQSKMSRKIFLEALGMVWKLRLDAIQGKL
- the lpxB gene encoding lipid-A-disaccharide synthase, producing MPAVVPRECPLVVTPNGPRPTSRDRVSGRPTNVEYSPHVVRAPPNILIVAGEASGDLHASALLRELKARAPGLRAFGMGGSLTQAEGLEALADARDISVMGLVEVLPAIPRILGVMNKLAAAARERKPDVAILVDLPDFNLRLAKKLHALGIPVAYYVSPTVWAWRKGRLKTIQRYVARMMCIFPFEERFYAENGVQARYVGNPTLDELGPPLAPEAARKSLGLDPDPTKPVLALLPGSRRGEVTRIFPAMLQAARLLLRERPGLRIVVPVAPTLDRELLTSTAAAYSLPLTLVDGRAPDVVAASDAAVVASGTAVLEAGLMQRPMVVVYRVSQISFWIAKLLVKVAHVAIVNLLAGKEIVPELLQADMQPERIAGELRRLLDDPVARSKQLQGLAEVRTSLGQPGASARAADEVLGLLTPTGVEAPTNRAAR
- a CDS encoding MOSC domain-containing protein, giving the protein MRRMGRIEATWRHPVKSMRGERVAEAELRWSGLAGDRRYAFVRGDDASRFPWLTGRQVPGLLRYRPFFVDPANANGSAVKVATPGGRELAVEDPALLAELAEAYGAPVQFLHSGRGLHDASPLSLIGRATVEALCRAQGVPPDERRFRSNLVVSVESGAAFEEDGWLGLELQLGAADDAPRLRVDRKNERCTMITLEPDTLERTSSLLSALAKDRANCAGVYASVVRPGLIREGAEIFAID
- a CDS encoding MarC family protein; amino-acid sequence: MQGYLSYSLVALSAIFVVVDPLSAVPLFIAMTTGDAAEKRNAMARRACIAGAALLSVFALFGALIFRFMGITLGAFKFAGGILLLLTALDMLKAQNSRTRTSAEEQREGAEKEDVAIVPLAVPLLAGPGSVATVMVLMSKGPGFWVGIPVLGAIAVTFIVSYFMLRAAGLVDKYLGKSGNAILQRVMGLMLAAIAIQFMVDGLGDLLPEITAHRA